One Archangium violaceum genomic window, AGGGTTGCAATGACTCGCGTGTCGCGCCCTTCGCCAACGCGTCTGGCAGCAGCTCTCCCAGTGCCTCCGCGCACGTGAAGGCCAGCGACAACCCCTCTCCCGTCACCGCGTCCACGTACCCCGCCGCGTCGCCCACCAGGGCGAACCGATCCGCCACCCGAGCCCGCGCCGCGCGCGCCAGCGGTCCCGCGCCCCGGGCCCTCGAGTCAGGCTCCGCCTCCATCACCCGCTCGGCCAGCGTCGGAAAGCGCGTGAGCAGGGACTCGAAACAGATGCGCCCCGGCAACCCGTCCGCCCAGAGGAAGGCCACCCCTACCCGCTCGTCACCGGCCGGCGTCACGTACGCCTCCACGCCCTCGGTCAGGTGCACCTCCACGAAGGGTGCCCAGGGCTTCATCCGGAAGTGCCTCCGCAACCCGAAGCGCCTCGGACCCGCCACGTCCAACTCCAGCCCCTCGGCGCGCCGCAGCGGCGAGGCCAGTCCATCCGCCGCCACCAGCATCCGCGCCCGCAGAGGCCCGGCCGCCGTCTCCAGCACCCAGCCCTCCGCCGTGCGCCGCTGGCCCCGCACCGCGCAACGCTCGCGCACGTCCACGCCGAGCATCCGCGCCCTCGCGGTCATCGCCGTCACCAGCGCCACCCGCCGCACGCCCAGGCCCCCGGGCGCCGGCAGCCGGCCCTCCGCGCCGCTCCCGTCCTCCTGCACATAGCGGATGCCCACGAAGGGCGCGCACTCCCTCCGGTCCAACAGCGAGAGCGCCCCGAAGCGCTCCAGCGCCGCCACGCCCGAGGGCATCAACCCCTCGCCGCACGCCTTGTCTGGAGGCACGTCGGCACGCTCCAACACCACCGTGCGCAG contains:
- a CDS encoding NAD(P)/FAD-dependent oxidoreductase, translated to MSVWDVAVVGGGPAGLAVALTTAKRGLRTVVLERADVPPDKACGEGLMPSGVAALERFGALSLLDRRECAPFVGIRYVQEDGSGAEGRLPAPGGLGVRRVALVTAMTARARMLGVDVRERCAVRGQRRTAEGWVLETAAGPLRARMLVAADGLASPLRRAEGLELDVAGPRRFGLRRHFRMKPWAPFVEVHLTEGVEAYVTPAGDERVGVAFLWADGLPGRICFESLLTRFPTLAERVMEAEPDSRARGAGPLARAARARVADRFALVGDAAGYVDAVTGEGLSLAFTCAEALGELLPDALAKGATRESLQPYERVFQRAFRKYAWLTRSLLLLASRPGLRRPLVRWLGTNPRVFERILAHAIV